The segment CAGCTCGGCGGCTCGGAGCCCGCCGATCTAGCCGAGGCGGCGGCGATCGCGGCCGATTTCGGCTATGACGAGATCAATCTCAACATCGGTTGCCCGTCCGAGCGCGTTCAGAGCGGCGCTTTCGGCGCCTGCCTGATGCGCGAGCCGGAGCTTGTCGCCGATTGCGTCGCGGCGATGAAAGCGCGGGTGGACCTGCCCGTGACTGTGAAGTGCCGGATCGGCGTCGACGATCAGCCGCCCGAGACCTTGTCGATCTTCGCCGCGCGCGTGGTCGCCGCTGGCGCCGATGCACTCATCGTCCATGCCCGCAAGGCGTGGCTCAAGGGCCTGTCGCCGCGCGAGAACAGAAGTGTTCCGCCGCTCGATTATGCGCGCGTGCGTGCGCTGAAACGCGAATTTCCCAATGTGCCGATCGTGCTCAACGGCGGCCTCACCGATATTGGGCAGATGCAGGCGGAACTCGCGCATCTCGACGGCGTGATGGTCGGCCGCGCGGCCTATCAAGACCCGGCGCTGCTGCTTGATGTCGATCCAGTCTTCTTCGGCGCCGAAGCGCCGGCCGCGAGCCGCCACGCGGCGCTCGAAGCCTTCATCCCCTATATCGAGGCGCGCCTGGCCGAAGGCGTGCCGCTTGGCGCGATGACCCGGCATGTGCTCGGGCTGTTCAATACGCTGCCGGGGGCGCGCGCCTTCCGCCGCCATCTCGCGACCGAGGCCGTCAAG is part of the Methylovirgula ligni genome and harbors:
- the dusA gene encoding tRNA dihydrouridine(20/20a) synthase DusA; protein product: MKEKLNDSQSLRFSVAPMMDWTDRHCRVFHRQLSRHARLYTEMVTAAAILHGDRKRLLGFEASEHPVAVQLGGSEPADLAEAAAIAADFGYDEINLNIGCPSERVQSGAFGACLMREPELVADCVAAMKARVDLPVTVKCRIGVDDQPPETLSIFAARVVAAGADALIVHARKAWLKGLSPRENRSVPPLDYARVRALKREFPNVPIVLNGGLTDIGQMQAELAHLDGVMVGRAAYQDPALLLDVDPVFFGAEAPAASRHAALEAFIPYIEARLAEGVPLGAMTRHVLGLFNTLPGARAFRRHLATEAVKPGAGIAVLREAMNLVVEGAAAEAAA